AACAAGAACATTCCAGAAACCAGTCGCGACTTACTCTTTACTCTACTCCTAAATAAAGCATAGAAATTCGTAACCACAAGTTGCACACTTGCACGTACACAACTTTTCAATACAATCCTAGATTTTCCCGAGAAATAGCAAGCCCGCGTTTTAGTGATTGCGAACAAATTAAATAGTTTAAGTCATAGTGCAAATTCTTTTTCAAACCTGGTCAGACTAAGAGGGCAGGGTATCCCTGCATTCCATATGGATAgagagaaaatagaaaaatacgTACAAACGGTGCGCATTTCAGCGTGTGGACGTTTTCGTTGCGATATGGGGTGGAGGAAGGGGCGGGCAATGTGCTTGCCTACCTACCCATCCTTGTGATTCTTGTGAACTTTGTTTTTTCAACAGTACCCATCCTGTTGATCTAGTATGATCGAGTTTGGCCGGCTCGTGCGTGACATAGGTAACAGTAGCGGTAGTAGATAGGTGTGTTTTGATTGATTTggtttttttatattttgattGTGTCAAAGGTACAAGGAAGGAATTGTGAACGAGCTGATACTAGTTTCGGGCACCTTAGTGGTTAAGAAAATAAGACAACTTATTAGCCTGTTGATCTAAAAAAGACATATATGAccctttttaaaaataaagtTTGGATCACGTATGTTTCTTTCTCCCTTAAACGTATGTTTCTTCGGGGGTCTGTAACTCATTTCTTGAGCTCAATTTGTCTGGTCAAAACCCAATAAAACAGTGCTGCTTGCAGCCTTCGCGTCCTCAGGCGCAAACAAACACGGCTGGGGCAGTGCTTTGCATGGCCTCTAGCAGGCCCACTACACGATCCAAAgcgtatgcatgcatgagccgCCGGAATCAGTCGAATTAACAAGAAATGGAACGAACCCCACTCACTGGATCTGTGCGGGGAGAAGGGAAAAGCGATAGATCGAGCTACCGCCGAAAAGGGATTTGTCTCTGTTCCACTGATCCATTCCATATCAGTGTACGTAGGTGCGTCTGACTTCaatcaagaaaaaaggaaCGAAAGTAGAAAACGGCGAGATCGACATCTCACATCTCATCTGCTAACAAGCTTAGCTCCTTTCGGCTGCCTGCAGTATGAATGATCCCGTTCCTGATCGGATGGCTGGCCAATTCGATGGACGGAGCATATATGCGACGCAGCTACCGTGCGGGGTGagatattcttttttttttttgagggaaatgCGGAGTGAGATATTCATTCTCGTCAAGTCGGGGTCGACATATGTGTCGTTCCTTCTCGATCCCTTGCAACCAAACGCATTCGGGGACGGGCAAAGATCAATGAGAATAACAGATACGATATGCGCATGGCTTCCAGTTTAGTACGACTGCCAAGTGGCATGTCAAGGTAATTGATCatgcctagctagctgcaaggtagtagtactccgtactataaTTGATTATCGATGTCAATCTAAGTTGCACTAATTAACTTTTGTGCGTGCGGTGTCAAACGAAGTAACGATCGATGTCGACGAGTAGAAAGTAGAGTAACTGATCTCTACTTTCGTGGGAAAAAGGGGGCAGCAAATCGCGCGAATTCAAAAGCATGTCTCACGCgcgctttcttcttcttttgccaaTTGCCACTCTCTGAGTCTCTCTCGACCCGTGTTGCAAAGTGTGGGCAATGACAGTGTCAAACGTACGTCGATGCAGGCGCGCGCATGCACGATGCGTGCCTGCGGAGAAACAATCCTATTATTGCATCCTTTTTGACTTCTTGCAGCTCACAGTCACCATCGATCACCAATTGACTGTATATAAATCAAGTGCCGAGAGTTTGTAATAACCTGCGCTAGCTACCCAGCTGAAATCGTCTTCGCTCTTACTTATTCACCATGAAGATGAAAGCATCTGTTTTTATATAATAACCAAGGGAGCATGCAAATTCGACGGTCAGTAGATCAATTAACCCAGCAACAAACTAACGTTCCTCTTCGTACGAATAACAATACAGCAAAGTAAATTTCACCATCAGTACTACTGTGCGTACGTCCAGAAGTACACGTTTCTAGAAGAAACTCTCTTCTCTCCCAAAAACTAGAAAACGACAGCATGAAGTGCAAGCGATCGGAGGAGATAGCTTCGAGAGATACGGGGTTAAGTTAGGTCCCCCGTCTCTCTCCATGAAGaggagggctcgctcaagcgTCACGAGACTCCTTACCAACTGCTGCATTACGacatctatatctatatctcCCCATATTATATTGCTTTCTAATCCATCGCCATATTACTAACAATCCCTGTGTATTGGAAGATAAACATGCACACTTCGATCGGCAGGTACAACCACAGCCCTAGGATATATGATTTATATGGCTCGGATGGATCACATTCAGCTACTACTATACTACTTGGCAGAGCTAGTTTtcaagatgcatgcatgcatgcatgggtctTCACTTGATTAATTAAGCAATGTCAAGGTGATTCATTTATTAATTTAATTAAGAagggagaagagaaaaaaaaaagggttgtGTGTCTTGCAGCTGGGGTTCTTGACATGTACATATAATGCTCAAAACGGTTGGTGTGTGTGTTGATTCCTTTCCTGCTTGCTCCCTGACATGGACACCTATTAATTCTTGGGAatcacgttttttttttaaatgggaCATGGGGTGGGATATGTTTTAATGTTTGGTGATGATTCTTCAATGTGTCCCTGTAGATCAGATTTGCATCTCTGTTGGTGCACACACAGATCAATCTTAGACAGATGCCCTGCTGATTGGCACGGGACCGGCATTAGTATATTTCTCTGAATCTGTCGGCTGCAAGCCTGCAAGCAAGCAATGTTCTGCAGGAGCTAAGCTTTGGTTGCCTTTTTGTAATTAGAGACTATCTTCAGCTTGATTTAGTCAACCGCCATGTATCCGTATACACTGAACTGGATACGTACCGACAATTTCTTTCTGGGGGTATTGACTTCTTCAATGGACAGATTTCTTGACATTTGAACGGAGAACCATAATGTATtatatgaaaagaaaatggtcATAATTAACAATTTTATAATGTGGTCTATGGATACAATCAACCATGATTGATTCTTCTTTGTGTCAAAAGCAGAGGCTTTACCATATTTTAATCAACCTAACTCCATTAGCAACATTCTTTAGCATATCTGGTCATTAATTAATTGTAGAAACATTTCTACGTTAAATTGTCAACGTTTCCTACATCTTCGTATCTTACATCAGATCGGTAACATGATACGGTATTTGCCGATCAACAACCTCATGGTAGGTGTGAGTGTGACAACTCCATTGTTTTACTTTTACCGGACCAGCTCCATGGTGACTTGGGAGATCCAAAACTTCTAAACGTTTATGGTCTTTTTCGTTACAACATTTGATGATTCACATTTAAGGCCAGTAAAATGTCAATGGCTTAACTTCACGTTGTGAAAAGAACATTCTAAATTCCCAATCAAACAGGGAATATGAACTTAAAATGAGACAAACAGAAGGTGGTGAGATAAGGGTGGGGCTAGCTCATCTTGGTGCGCGTTCCTTTGTCTCTTGTATAATTTGTATACGATTTTCAACTGCATTTGGCATTTTCTAAGTAGCTTTATTGGTAGTTCTATTGGAGTTTGcaatggtccttcccatgtcTGCTTGGCCTTGGCATTTCTATTTTGGAAGGACCCCTTTCCAGCTGTGCTGTCGCATTGACTTGAAGAAGGCGGAAAATGACCCGAGACCTCTGAGGTTGACAGGACAGACGACATTTAACATTCTTCTATGGCCATGTTGTGTATTTGATACTACACATAAGCACAATCAAAGTACAGCATTGCACATGATAAACACGCGTATAGGAACAGCGAGTGAGCCACAGCCGTTTCTCACACGCAGCTCCGTTCCCGGCCATTCCCAAGCCCAGAAGAACAAAGATTTGATCGTGCCAGACTATTGTCGGCCTTCCCAGCCATATATATGGCCTGCCTAACAACTTTGTAATTCTGCGCCATAATTGTCGAATCCAAAGCCTAACAAAGACAGCTAAGGAAGGCACATCATGGCagtgcccccccccccaaaaaaaaaattcaaggcAAGATGGGCTTAAAAGGGACTAAAAACTAACTTCCAATTTGCAAGCATGGAAATAAAAGATAACGAAAGCGGGTCATAGACCTTATAAAGCCATGATATTATAGTCTGTACAACACCCCCAGCTGACCAAATGGGGTGAAAACCACAACAGTCTGGCAAAATTTGGTATACGACAACAGGCGGTGCGACAACTTCTGTCAGGAAAAACACAGCCCAGCACATACTCTTTCTATCCCAACTATTTAGCTCACTGAAATAGacttgcaaaatttcaagccTGGGTACCAGAACAAATAATCATTTTGGGGGAGATCTTGAAATGAATAAATGGAACCTTGTATTATCTCATCAGAAACTCTTGGGTTATATTCCCCTGCATCTCACTGACACGCGGTGAACAATGAACTTTGTCACGCAGCCAGACTGTAAAATGTTCCCGCGGTATACATCTCAGAAATGGTAGCTTTATATACATCACCGATACAACTACCCTGCAAAATTTAATGAATTAATCCAAAAATAGGAATACAGGACTACTGGCAAGACAAGATAGGAAAAGACTACGTAGACAGGACATGAATGACTACCTATATTCAAACCATACAATTGAAGAATTTTCCACTGGCAAACAGATTGACAAAAAATGAATGATGCTATCTGAACACAAGACTCCCATTCTGTTGTTGTCTTATTTTCTCAATAAGTGACTGATAAAATGACCTGAATGCTTTGATGTCGTTTCCCTGTTGCAGAACAAAATACTTCCATCAAAACAAGAAATATTCAATTAAAAGTGACCATTTAATATGCTACATACAACAGATATAGAGCAGGAATCCATCTATAACTATTCCACCAAACAAAGAAGCACCCCTTCCAAAGTAACAGGACGAACAAAAGACAATACAGTCAGGACCTCAGGTTGGTTTACTGATGGATGTGTCAGTTTGCATCCAGTTAGGATTGGTCCCCTATGGAATATGGATAGAGGCATATTTGATTaggtttccctttttcttgGAGTTCAAATTGGTGTCTAATAATATATAAAGAGAGATAGCATGTACAATCAAACAATAAACTCTAGTTTCTCTGAGCTCTTTCCCTTAGACCCTTCAAGTTGGTTCAAACTGATGTCTCTGACAGCTTGTTGGCCCTTGAACATTTCAGGTAACTGAATAGCCTTGAGATCAAGGGGCTTTTCTATCACTGTTACTCGCAATTTAAAAGCTAAAAGTACTTGCCGTTCATATAGTAGAGTTGCTGCATGATGCTGATAACACACTCCTAACCTATATGTCATTCTGATGCCACGTCCACCAAACTGACAATAATCCAGTTATCAACAGTACAAAATACTTCATAGAGATTCAGTATTTTAAGAGAATTAGTCCAACTTCTTTAATTTCCATATTACTATACTATATTCTAGTATCATATCGACTAGCAAAATTGCCAGTTCAAGTGCGACCATATGGTTACAATTGAAAACATACTCATATGTGTTGTACACTCTGTATCCAGTGACTGAAGCAAAATTGTATTtgttgtactccgtatatatcAGATGCAATGTTGATACATATATCTGATTAATATACACTTAACAGCCAGATCCCAACCAAATAAGTGGCAGAGAACTCTGGatcattcttttttcttctcttaaACACTATCTGGGAAAAAAATCCAGATTAATGTGTAAATTTCTAGTTCTCGGAGCAAAGTGGGTTCCTTAAATTCACCTATcatttcaaaatatatatagattAAGAACCCAATAGTGATTAAAGGGACCCTATcatttcaaaatatatatagattAAGAACCCGATATAGTGAAAGAAGGGGCCCCTTGTATCAGCCCTATCACTTTGAGAGCCTAAAGAAAACAAGGTCAATATTAGCATACCTGTAACTTTTGGTAGTACTGTTCAGCTAGGTCCGGTGGGCAGTGAGCTTCTGGGAGATCTTTTACGACAAAATTTACAACAAAGTCCTCCCTGAATCTTTCATACATAATCTTTTGAGCCATTACAATTTCACCAAAGAGAACAAGCTACAAGAAATAAATCAATTATATGAAGATTTTGGATAAAGAAATAATCTGTACATCACCATGTAACAGCATGTGGATTATAGTTATCTTGTTATATAAGAAACAAACCCCACTGTTCGAACTGCATTAGTACATGTAGCTAATATAGTCCTAATCTACCATCCCTTGCATAGTAGCAAAGTTCATGGATTAACTTTGAATTCTGTACCATATGCACTTCTTTCCTGCCAAAAGACCAACATGAAATGACATATGCAGCTGAGTtttaaaaatgaaacaaatttcGCCTATAAGGGTGCATCCACCTCCTGGAACATATTGCTTGGGATAATTCTCCCACGTCCCCTCTACATATGCCCACCCCCACAAGGAAAAGAACCCAAGGCAGAGAAGGTGCAAGAGGTAATCTTTAAGGATGATTTAACTAAAAAAATGGATTTATTAAAAATGGCATGAACCTAATAAGAACCCAAATACTTCAGTACTTCACAGAAACAAAAATTCATTAAATTATATCACATCAAAAAGTGTAAGTTGTAGAATTTTTGTTACGACAACATAACTAAATCTGTACTTTCTTGAGTTAAATAGCCCAACATGTTTTAAGAATCCCATATGTCCTATGGGGAACAGGGTCAGAGTAAATAATCGAACTGAACAACTAAGGTCATTTGAAATTTATATCTCTATTCAACCCTTGTAAACTGACGTGTAGGCAGCAAACAGACATTTAACTCTAACTTCACCTAGTAATACAATATAATACTAAGAAACTATCACCTGATGCCTATAACTCCCACCAGCATGTCATTACCCTTTACTTAAATTAGTGAGATTCAGGCAGAGCCAAAATGAACAGCCAAAACAGTTATTTAAAATGTCCACTCTGAACACAGCAAGTACAAGGATTGCAAGTTGCAAGATTATATGACATACCGAATTTGCATCACGTAAATCAAATGATTTATCAAGGACACTGTATAAACAACAACCGGTAGCAAACTTCCCAATCATGAACACTCGGAAGCCAGGAAGCTGATGAAACAAGAAAGTAACATAAAGCATATGAGATTTATGAGTAATACAGCTGTCCAGGTACTACTTAGGCACTTCATGAAGATCTAAGGAAGTGAACACAGTAATACCTTATCATCAACTTTGGAAGTGGTGCACCAGTCCTTTATAAGTTGGACAAAAATCTGCACACAAGCCTAACAAAACCATACCCACGTATaagtaattaattaaacagTAACCAAGGTATAAGGCCTCTCCCAATGCATTGTCTCTTAGTGTTGTATCTAAAGAAGTTATCGTTTAACAGATTTGTGAGAGACATTTAATGATATTTCTGTCGGTTTGCGTGAAGAGATGGTATTTAGCATAAGAGACAGTTTCATCATCTTTCCTCATTACTATGTGCCACATATGCAAAACGCTGACATGGACGATTAAGAGAGGGTGTCGAGCATTGGGAGAGGACTAACTAAACAGTGGAAATAGAGAACATATTGGAAATAAGAATAAATCAAGATAAATGGAATCCTCACCTTTCGGAGTAGTATGTCTTTATGACTGCATGAAGTAAACAGAAGCAACTGCATTATGGTCTCCAAATACTGCCTACAGGTAGGAGCAAGGAGAATTGTAGACAAATCATGTGTCACCATTGCATGCAAGAATGTGTATAATGTCCTCTGCAGCTCTTGCAGTTCCCGCATTTCCTGCAACAGTAAGATATGAATCCAGTAGTCAAGGAACCATGCAATTCATACAGTACCTGAAAAGCCTTAGTGCACTTAAGCAAGACAAATTAGCATTGACCAGAATAAGCAAACTAGGTAGACTTTATAGATGGAGGCAACAAACTCGCTGAGAACGAAAGGTATCTATACCTATACTGCAACATTATTGCTATAATATACATAACACTGTTTTATATTTAGGGAGTAAAGACAAGCCAAAAAAAGCAAGCTCCAAATGATGATTAAAAAACTGAACAAAATACTGAATCAAGTCATATGGCCAATGAAGTTGGTACCGCAAGGTAATAATTGAAATGACAGTGTCGATGTCAATAGGTCTTTTTGCCATATGTTACACCATCAGAGCGGAACAAAGTAGGGAGGCAGTCTGACATTACAGCTAACACCCAGGGTCACCTGGTACATCCCTATAAAACTAATACATATAACAGACACGCATTTAGTATTCTAGGATTATAAAGACAAGCGGGTGCATGAAGAATACAAGAACACGCAGCTAGAAGAGACAGAAAGAAATTGATGTACAGTTTCTGCTTACAAATGTGATTAGCTTTACCTCAGTATTGCTTGCAGGACCAGTTGAAAAGGCATCTTGTGATAATATCACAGACAACCGACTTGCAATAGTGGGAAAGACATCCTCCAGTATGCCGCTTGCTGAAGAATTGAACTTGGATATTATTTGGTTTATTAATACAAGAAAATCGACCATATCTTTTGCCtgcatgaaaataaataatgatGTCAGAAGCCAAAATGgactaaaataaaatttcgCTGCACAAAGCTTCTTTGTTTACAGTAAAAGAGTACACTGTTAACAGAATAGTACTTGAAATAATAATGTGCAGTTAATAAGAAATTTGACAGGTACCATAAGTTCATGGTAAATCCGATCCCGGGAATGAGAGTAACGGAGAAGAGAAATATTTAATGTATGTCTTTCATCCTATCCTGTTCACAGTTTTCTGTTGCTATTTGGCatgatttccttttctttggaATGGCAATAAACAactttatatatttttgcaaTACGTTTAATATCAATATCAACTAGGATTTTTCCCTTGTCGTTTTTCGTCAAAGAAATACTGCACAAGACTGAATAGTTAATGAGAAAATAAACCTACGTACGTGCTACAGGCACTAGACATCACGAAAGATGGCAAAAGCCAAGAATCAAGATAATTGATAATGAGGTACCTCATTATTGACAAGCAATTGTCTTAGTGCGACTGGAATACATGGAAGCACTGAGATTCCTAATATCTCAATCATGCGGTGCAGAAAGGATATGACCTACATTTCAGCATTTGCATAAGTTCAAATATGGTCAATTTTCAAAACGGTGAACTAAGGAGTTCTTAAAGAAAAGAGGTTCAGATTTACCTTAGATCGTAGGGATCTCATATTAGGAAATGAGATTAGGACTTGTAAAACAACATCGAGGGTCTGATGACAAGATGATAGGAAAATATCGCATCAGAAGAACAGGAAAACAAAGACCATGGATATACTGGTTACTGATGCGGACTAATCAAGggcttgcattttttttttctccagtgGCCACTTGCATGTGCTACTTAATGGGAAGAAATTATCAACATACATAGAAGTGAAAACATGGAAGTGCAGAGAATGACAGTGTTTACCTTTTTGAACATGACCCCAATCGTTGGCCTACTTACCATCACGAGGCGCTCATTAAAACCCTAGAAAAAACAACATCCAAATTCAGTAAGCACATGGTACAAATGACTTTCCATGTACAGAACTAAGAATCTGCACTATGAGTAGATCAGAACTATATTACtctgtcccaaaataagtgacgtggattttaTACAGGAAAAACATTTAACAGACATGGCCCAACAAACTACCCCAGAATGCTAAACCATTTTTACAGGATGTGTTATCGCTCATTACTTGCAAGTTGTAAATGTACCTTGGTGAGCATATTCAATGCAACAACAATCTGTTGAAGACTCATCGCTCTTGGAGATGATTCTTCAAGTCCTTGCGCTTTGGCACCCATCACAAGCGACTCAATCTAGAATAGATTTTTAATGACAAAGTAAGATTCTTCTTTCCAAGATAACTAAAGATACCATACTAGGGGAAAGGAGAACAATCACCTGATGGCAGAGAGGATTCAGCAAAGCTGTCAAGCACTGAACCTGCTTCTCTGGTGAAACCTCTTCAATACCGATCAGCAACCCAACAGCCTGAAATTAAGAGAGCGTGTCGTTGGTGATTGGTCCAAGTTAAGTGTGTCCAACGTAAACAAGATAAACAGCTAGGTGCAAGGTAAGTTGGGCTATAGAGACAAATGGACATTGTACCTCAAAAACTTGGCTTCCATCCTCTGAACTGGAGAACTTTGCATCTTTATTTCCCCAGTCCATAGCAGTGAATTGGCCTAGTACATCCTCCAAGCTCTGTTAACTCACAAACACACACAGCCTCAGATCTAGAACAACAAACTGGATGGTATGTAACAGGCAAGGAAATAACAGATAAGGAAAGACCTGCAAAATAGTATCCAAATAAGGCACTAGCCTTGCCTTCAACAACTTGACAGCTTTCATGAACAAGTAGCCTGCACGGCGGCTCACGTGGGAATTTTGATGGTGTATGCCACGCTCATCCAAGTATGCAGCAAGAAGGTGTGGCACATACTGCACATTCTCTTGCATGAACTTGATGTATCGGGTAACTGTCTCAAGATACACTAATGCAACTATGCGGTGTGTGTGGCACGAGAATCTAGCAGAAAGGAGCATGGGCACAAGTTCCCCAAGCAATCCACTCCCAGTACGGATCTCTTCCTCACCCACTGTTTCCCCGAGGCGGTAGAACAGAGCAAGAGTAACTTCAACATCCTCAACAGTAGCTTCCGCAGATGAGAGCGCTGTCACCATCAACCCTCTTATGAACTGCTGAGTGGCAGATGGTGCCACCCGACA
This is a stretch of genomic DNA from Brachypodium distachyon strain Bd21 chromosome 1, Brachypodium_distachyon_v3.0, whole genome shotgun sequence. It encodes these proteins:
- the LOC100830083 gene encoding exportin-T isoform X1, with product MDDLEKAILLASDSPAAASASPAVREEALAFCARARDESPPSSLLRLCLSGLASSPHAHVHFWCLQSLHDALLRRRLALPDDLALLRSSLLSLASASNAASPPFLRNKLAQLIALLVRLDYPHVYPSYFLDLLPPSPPQSGPADMFARVLISLDDDLLSQDYPRNADEAADAGRVKDAMRAQCVPQIALHWHDAAVSLRAADPATAAVALDAARRCISWIDVALVANDVFVPLLFDIALSPGSAAPLAAAAVGCLSAVAAKRMDARAKVALLRSLLSAQQGLGSPDSGLKMATLVTTYAAEALECYRKLGPSDTDGTVALEMLEEVLPAVFSAAESSEEEEVDSGSVLEFLAGYVSTMKAPSDKQLGHLGRILEVVRQQMSYDPVYREHLDVPDKIGKEEEDLMAEQRKDLVALFRNICRVAPSATQQFIRGLMVTALSSAEATVEDVEVTLALFYRLGETVGEEEIRTGSGLLGELVPMLLSARFSCHTHRIVALVYLETVTRYIKFMQENVQYVPHLLAAYLDERGIHHQNSHVSRRAGYLFMKAVKLLKARLVPYLDTILQSLEDVLGQFTAMDWGNKDAKFSSSEDGSQVFEAVGLLIGIEEVSPEKQVQCLTALLNPLCHQIESLVMGAKAQGLEESSPRAMSLQQIVVALNMLTKGFNERLVMVSRPTIGVMFKKTLDVVLQVLISFPNMRSLRSKVISFLHRMIEILGISVLPCIPVALRQLLVNNEAKDMVDFLVLINQIISKFNSSASGILEDVFPTIASRLSVILSQDAFSTGPASNTEEMRELQELQRTLYTFLHAMVTHDLSTILLAPTCRQYLETIMQLLLFTSCSHKDILLRKACVQIFVQLIKDWCTTSKVDDKLPGFRVFMIGKFATGCCLYSVLDKSFDLRDANSLVLFGEIVMAQKIMYERFREDFVVNFVVKDLPEAHCPPDLAEQYYQKLQGNDIKAFRSFYQSLIEKIRQQQNGSLVFR